The Xenopus tropicalis strain Nigerian chromosome 1, UCB_Xtro_10.0, whole genome shotgun sequence DNA segment ACTAGCTGCTGCTAGCTGTAACTTAAATTGCCCTAACTAATATTAGATCAAATTCATCTTTTCTTTTAAATCTTTATATGCTTTCAAATAACCCAGAGCAAATACACTATATATTATTGTTTACACATTGCCTTGAAACCAACATGAAAGTATGTGGACTACTAAAAGGGTTAGGATATGACGGCAGACATaaaaaactgaagaaaaaaatTTCTAGCAAGGTGCTGGAAAAATGAACCTGTTACTACCTGGATGTGATTTAACTCTCTACTGCCAggaaaacattttgtgtgacatgCAGTGACCTGGTGGATGTGAATAACAActaaaagaagattttttttttctgctttttcacaCATAGTACTTTCTCCAGTATACTTTTGGTCTCTGATAACACTTTTCTGTTTGTTAATCATTCAAGACAGAACTCGGCATCATGGTAATGAAACATTAAGGGCCTTCTTTACTATAATAGACACAATCGCACGGTGCAATAATGCCATGCTTTAAGCCAGTTATTGTAAAAACTTTTCAGTTCAAGTCCCCATTTTAAGGTTTAACTTTTGTTTGAGACCCCCTTGAAGGTCCATATTCTGTGGTCAAGGCCACCTTCACCACacagatatagaaaaatattggtgtatcagtAATTCAGCAATAGCTTTAAGAATATATAGGGCAACTAACTGCTTTGGGGACATCATGTCAAAGACAAGAAGAACTAAACAAGTCCAGAAGAAGTGTTACCAAACATGTCAAATATTTTGGATTGGGTAAGGGGTGAATTTAAAGTCAAGGTGTTATGAGTTATTATTGACAAATGGTCCCTAGTTGTGtacattttctttataaatacTGAACTCTTATTATCTATAATACCATAAATGTTGTGCTGTTTCAAGACAGGAAAATGTTGAGTAAACACAAGGTAGCATCCAGCTAGTACAtctatacttagattgtaagttctacagggcagggacctccatcctactgtgtctcataccacatggcacttattctctgtgcatttatatatattattataaataaagttattcatacatacatacatacatttagtaCTTGAGTGAAAAAAATCAGTTATTAGAAGGTCTATACAACAGGAATAGAACTTATTTGATTTCTTAGAGATAATGTATAGCAGTACAACATATTTTGTCTTGGTTTCTGATTCCTAATAGCATGGCCTGTGAAATGTGTTACAGATGATATCTCTGTAGTGTTACTGTTGTGTTGCCAGAGTGAAGGTATTTTGTTTCAGTGTGTTGGTAACATGAGAGGATTGCTATTCCCTGCTTCCAGAGAAAGCTTCCAACTGCTTCTCAGAATAAAATCACAGTCGAGTAAAGGCACCCAATAATCTGCAGAGATAAAAGAGGCAGCTGTGATTCTGAGAGCTTATATTGTCCAAGGCACCACACAAGTAGTGTACAgttcatattaaatatattacacCTGGAGTTTTAAACATTAGCTCAAAAAGCTTTTCAGCTACCATGGAGCCTGCTGGTGAGTACCTCTTTTTGTAAAGCAGCATCATTCAATTTCACTAGGTAAAAGTGTATTTCTTTAGCTGAAAGGATATACTATAACAGGAACTACTTTTAATTCTTTAAAATGAGGCATCTACAACATCTGGATTGAGACCTTGGTAACTCCTAAAAATGTTTGATTCActaaaccattaattaaaaaacggtttccttttaataatattgtattattaataaGTACTTGTATGTAAgatatatataagtgtgtgtatatgtaatgtATGATCTCAGACGATTGTCGAATATGTTATTCATATTaataatcctttttaaaaaatttaataattTTAAGATATGTAATTGATTTATTATGTAATGCTGCTTTTATGTCAACTTTGTGCAGGCTCGAACAGTTTGGAATACTTTTCTAATGCAATGACTGTCCAGGATGCCTTTACTGTGATGAGAACTTACCACCTGGCATCAATGCTAGAAAATTGCCTATACAATGCAAAATGCACTAAACTCCATTGCACAAAAATCCTTGTGCCTAAAGGACTTCTCACAAGAGTGGCACAGGAGATTCTCAAATTCTCTTTTACTGAGCCCTGTGGACTACGAGGATGTATTCTTCATGTGAATTTAGAATGTGGCCACAAGCATTTAGCGCTAGGTACATTAGCGTATGACTCCACGGTTGAACCTACTTTTGAAGTGACCTTGGTTTTAAAGCGTGAAAGTCAATTATTGGACCATTTCAGTGATTTTCTTATCCCTGGAACTTGGTTTCCAAGTCTGTTCAGAGGCATCTTAAAACTAAGTCCGAAGTTCTTGCTTACTAAAAACTCATTATATTTTTCAGTTGGTGGAAGTGAAGATTGCTAGTCAGGCCTAGCTTCCTATTCCTAAGGATAGTTACCTGACTTTTATTGATTGTGAATACGTTGTTAGTATTTGTAATCTGCAATATCTCAAATTTACGCGGAGCTCTAAAGAGAGATTTAAGTTAAGTAGCATTGTTAGAAATACCATTGTTTTTGCAGTTTTCAAGACTATATGCAAGTCTCAtcttaatatacaggtatgggatcccttttccagaaagctctgatttagaggatggttttctttttctctgcagtaataaaacagtgccttgtatcggatgttaactaaactgcatgaatccatattggcataacaatcctattgggtttatttaatgtttaaataattttaacagATAATTTGGATTTGGAGATTCAACttattgaaagaccccttatctagaaaactccaggtcctgagcgtTCTGTAAAAAACAGAGAAGGTTTCATGGACAATGAAAGTTGACATTCAGGGAAACAGTCGCCATGGAAGAGAGAGGTTTTTCTACTTGATTTCTTtattaggctgtgtgcaaagttcTTTTATTTCTTGCCTTAATCTCAAAAGGTTTTGAAATTCAAAAGTATAGAAAATACTTATTCTTGTGTAGTAAATTTATATAGTATGTACAGTATTATTGTGAGCTCACATTATGTAAGTAAATATCCAAAAGTAAAATGctatactatatacatatataactatTTGATTGTCCTTTTGAATTACTATTGTATAATATTTTAAATAGTAATAGTTTAATAGTTACATTATCTCTTATTCataattaatatacagtatttgagaCTGCATTGTTTCTTAGATATTGTGCAATTTGGTCATactccgattttttcgtgcaaacgtccgaaaaagttgtgtgccgtacgaaaaagtcgtgcggacaccCGAAAAATCTGACCtccatttttttgcttttttttttttgttatgaaaaAGTATAGTCTCTGCCTGGATTTACCGCACTTTGCTCTGCTCTGCATGTTGTAAAAGAGGGCTGTGCTGTTTTAATATGTGGTGCTGTGACACTTGGTTCTGAAATCCTAAGAGGAAACACATCCACACTGTAATCAGGTGGCCAAGCAGGGTTTCTGTAGACTGGCCGCATAGTCAGGGAATCAGGAACTTTCTACCCAATaagaaaggagaaagaaaggtagaactaagtaagctttagcactgcactgagttccctgtcaaaagatttgttgtgtctgttttcctgtgccagagacacgcagctctctgctctctcccctctcctgctcccccctccctcaagaatgctaagaactcactccccctaaCTAACTGAtaatgttcacttggtctgggtctcggtgcagacTTCTATGAGGcttctatgaggcttctgatcatttgaacgggagaaatatggggagacttaagggcactattaagagaactgaaggtatgcctgcagcttgagattaactctttattagcctttccttctcctttaagggtgttCCGAGGTACTCGACCCAATGCAGGACCCTACATCAGACAATAaacaaaatattgaataaaatcaAGGCTAAATGTTATTTACAATGCAGAATATCATTATTAAACTTGTATTGTTGCATATATTTGCCATATTGTTGCTCCTCTCATACTTAGGGACCAGGACAAACATTCTCTCAGCTCTACTGTAAATCTGGCCACtggtgtaagtgtgtaagtataTTTTAGCATGATAAAACAAAACCAAACATggggaaaaacaaacaaataattagGGAGCATGATATTTGCATTCCTCACTGGAGTATAAACGACTTGTTCAGTCTAAATAGATTACGATCCGGTTCTGTTCTTTGCATTTGCTGCGCATTTGAATTACAAAGCTACATTTTTTGTGGACTATTTGCACATAAATAAGTCATGAACAGCACACTAGCTGATAATATTCAtgactttttttctttgttcagaAATTAGGTCTCTTTCTCATGCACAAACAAATGCATCTGTGTCCCAGTATTTTCTGTGGTGTGTATCAGATTGAGCTGCCTGTAATTCTATATATGAAAGCAAGCCAAAGCACTTACAATACCTGGGCATAAAGCATACccagattttttttctaactccAGAATAGCTATAAAGCCATCTAAAAGATGAGTGAGCAGTTTAAGCATCACTGGAAATCAGCAGGATGAGcagattttattattttagaaagCTCTCACTGTGGACTTCagccaaaaaaacagaaaatgctcATAACATTGCAGGGCACAAAGGGAAATCCAAGCAGCTCTACTTCACATCCTTttgaatacaataataaaatattacagtTCATTGCATAGTGGGAGAATAATGAAGGTTAGGGGCAGGCTAAGCCATCCCAGAAAAGAACAGCTATCATTATAGAATCAAAACTTCTGTAGAATAATGAAACATTCAACACTAAAGAAATATTCCAAAACTCGGGTTTTATTAATCAGAACCATGTACCTAGACTTCTTTTTATTTCTGTGAACCTATACTGCTATTAAAGAGAACCATAAAGAAACATGATGAGCCAACTGGGATGTGTACAGGCTGCAGCTCTCCTGACAGAAATTCTAAACTGCTAATAGAACAGATGCTTAAACCCCTGAGTGATTTGCACCAGCTGGGGGTTAACTTACAGGTAATCTCTCACACAGATTTAACATTATGGCCAATGTTTCCTTGCTTTGCAGTTATTACTTACTTTCTATAGACCTAATTATGCCTAATCAGTAAGTTGTTTCAAAACGTATGCAGAGAAATACCTGAAGAGTTATACTGAGTAATACCTCATCAGCTAACAGTAAAATATCAACCACCAGCAGCGATCTCATAATATAAAAAGCACACAAATACATTTTGGTTTTACCTAAAGAAAATTCTCCAGGAACTGTTAACATACGTGATACATGATTTTGCCTGTGGTGCAGCTGGTaagtcatttttcttttatttcatttgtagtATTGTAATTACAGTTCTATAGGGTTGCTAAATCATTCAGGAGAAAGAATATGGTTTATTAATGGAATCTTTATTTTGATTTatctttatttagatttttgacaCTGGGGGGTTGATTCTGCATTAAAGTTGTGCAATACCCCTCAGCTTAAACTAGTAATTCCAGTAGGAGGTAACAAACACTGACATACTGGTGCTAAGAATATAAACCATAAGCCATGGGCTTTGTTCCAGCCCATATTCAGGATGATACCTATCACCCAGTACACCCTGTTTAAATGTTATAAGTTCCACATGCCCAGGGactgacatttttttaattatgcaaaataaaatatataagtggTCTAGCATGCCAGAAATACACGTACTAATTATCTCACTCTAATAGCAATAAAGTGCTACAGTTCACTTTTGATTATTTTGATTACAATTGATAGTACAGGACTAGTGCAGGTTAAAAAGGCATTATTTGCTATTGGGGCTGGCGTATTTGCAATTGTGGGGGTACAGGTGGTTTGTGAGTGGGGAGTCCAGGTGATTTGCAATTGTGGGAGGGGAAGCTGTCTGAGCAGAGAAAGGTGTTTAGGTCCTAGGTTGAGTAGCATAGCCTTGGGTGACAAAACTACTCAGCCCGGCTCTGGGTCCAAcaaggtttatcatgtgaaaactgatGGTTGAGATGCAATCTGAGAtgaaattcaattaaaaaaaaagttatggtttaTCACCTGATGTCTATGAGAAATAATTGTAACTGAATAAGTTTTCCcccataataatacattttaacgTGATAAACCATTTTTCTCACTGaagtgaatctggcccatagtatGACATGAAAACCAACCTCAAATTAAGGCCCTGTAATAATGtcttaaataac contains these protein-coding regions:
- the ddit4l gene encoding DNA damage-inducible transcript 4-like protein; the encoded protein is MEPAGSNSLEYFSNAMTVQDAFTVMRTYHLASMLENCLYNAKCTKLHCTKILVPKGLLTRVAQEILKFSFTEPCGLRGCILHVNLECGHKHLALGTLAYDSTVEPTFEVTLVLKRESQLLDHFSDFLIPGTWFPSLFRGILKLSPKFLLTKNSLYFSVGGSEDC